A single Marinobacter sp. es.042 DNA region contains:
- the motB gene encoding flagellar motor protein MotB, which yields MEEQPIIIKRKKVVAGGHHGGSWKVAFADFATAMMAFFLVLWLTATASPEQKKAVEGYFRDPVGFTEGGSPNPVDLEGSASVVNEASPDIESSQIQIEDEMVDELSETLEQRRMRELFQELKEQIKQDATLQEFKDQLLLDITDEGLRIQVVDRSNRPMFDSGRAELKYYSQDILFELAKTLGSVNNKLSITGHTDSTPFSGRPGYTNWELSADRANTARRALVAGGVRQQQIARVVGLSDSVLFDKEDPNAPVNRRISIIVLNKKTVDNIQTSAGQYDEPLIDLTKPAEDEQEEARERLESGEWLEEQEEPAPGELNW from the coding sequence GTGGAAGAACAGCCGATCATCATCAAACGGAAAAAGGTTGTTGCGGGGGGGCATCATGGTGGCTCCTGGAAGGTCGCGTTTGCCGATTTTGCCACTGCGATGATGGCGTTCTTCCTGGTGCTCTGGTTAACCGCGACGGCATCTCCGGAACAGAAGAAAGCGGTAGAGGGTTATTTCCGGGATCCTGTCGGCTTTACCGAGGGCGGCTCGCCCAATCCGGTGGATCTTGAGGGCAGTGCTTCGGTGGTCAATGAGGCAAGCCCGGATATTGAATCCAGTCAGATCCAGATTGAAGACGAGATGGTCGACGAGCTTTCCGAAACCCTGGAGCAACGCCGGATGCGTGAGCTGTTCCAGGAGTTAAAGGAACAGATCAAACAGGATGCAACCTTGCAGGAATTCAAAGACCAGCTGTTGCTCGATATTACCGACGAAGGCTTGCGCATCCAGGTTGTCGACCGTTCCAACCGTCCCATGTTTGACAGCGGGCGGGCAGAACTCAAGTACTACTCCCAAGACATTCTGTTTGAGCTTGCGAAGACTCTGGGTTCAGTTAACAACAAGCTTAGTATTACCGGGCACACCGACTCCACGCCATTCAGCGGCCGGCCGGGTTACACGAACTGGGAATTATCGGCAGACCGGGCAAATACCGCCCGAAGAGCCCTTGTTGCAGGGGGTGTGCGTCAGCAGCAGATTGCCCGCGTTGTGGGGCTGAGCGATTCCGTGCTTTTCGACAAGGAAGATCCGAATGCGCCGGTGAACCGCCGCATATCCATCATCGTCCTGAACAAGAAAACTGTCGATAACATACAGACCAGTGCTGGCCAGTACGATGAACCGCTCATCGACCTCACGAAGCCGGCAGAAGACGAGCAAGAGGAAGCACGTGAGCGCCTGGAAAGCGGCGAATGGCTG
- the motA gene encoding flagellar motor stator protein MotA yields MLLIVGSIIVMASVLTGYVLHGGNLAVLWQPTEVLIIFGAALGSFIIANPVHTVKEVFGKSLQLLTGSPYKKAFYMDLLSLLYEIFDKSRKQGVMAIEEDIDNPEASQIFSRYPAVMKSKELLAFITDYLRIISSGNMATHELEGMMENEIDSRQHELEEPAHAVNKIADALPGLGIVAAVLGIVITMNFLTEGPEKIGLSVAAALVGTFLGIFMGYGFVGPASVAMEHAAKYELKAYECVKSAIVATVSGQAPQMAIEFGRKALPTDKRPGFQELNDHVRSK; encoded by the coding sequence GATTATTGTAATGGCCAGTGTGCTCACCGGCTATGTACTGCATGGGGGCAATCTGGCCGTTCTGTGGCAGCCAACTGAGGTGCTGATTATTTTTGGCGCGGCTCTGGGCTCTTTTATCATTGCCAACCCTGTGCACACTGTTAAAGAGGTCTTTGGAAAAAGCCTTCAGCTGCTCACAGGCTCGCCCTACAAAAAGGCTTTCTACATGGATCTCCTGAGTCTGCTCTACGAGATCTTCGATAAATCCCGTAAACAGGGAGTCATGGCGATCGAGGAGGATATTGATAATCCTGAGGCGAGCCAGATTTTCAGTCGATATCCGGCAGTCATGAAATCCAAAGAATTGTTGGCATTCATCACTGACTACCTGAGGATCATCAGCTCCGGAAATATGGCGACCCACGAACTGGAAGGCATGATGGAGAATGAGATCGACAGTCGCCAGCACGAACTTGAAGAGCCGGCCCACGCGGTCAACAAGATTGCAGATGCGCTGCCGGGGCTCGGTATCGTTGCTGCGGTGCTGGGTATCGTAATTACCATGAACTTTCTCACTGAAGGGCCGGAAAAAATCGGTCTCAGTGTTGCTGCAGCACTGGTCGGTACCTTTTTGGGTATTTTCATGGGGTATGGTTTTGTGGGCCCTGCTTCTGTTGCCATGGAGCACGCTGCGAAGTATGAACTGAAGGCTTACGAGTGCGTCAAATCAGCGATTGTGGCGACGGTTTCCGGGCAAGCGCCGCAAATGGCCATTGAGTTCGGCCGCAAGGCGTTGCCCACGGATAAGCGCCCTGGGTTCCAGGAGCTTAACGACCACGTTCGTTCCAAGTAA